From a single Sorghum bicolor cultivar BTx623 chromosome 5, Sorghum_bicolor_NCBIv3, whole genome shotgun sequence genomic region:
- the LOC8071847 gene encoding receptor protein kinase TMK1 isoform X2 — MGRARFLLPLLLLAVAGLTPAPAAAATAMTADAGVILDLAKSLTNPPPSWTGTDVCGGVSFSGITCDGAGRVTGINLVKLHLSGTLPSSFANLTALQSLQLQGNVLEGDVPSLARMGSIETLVLDGNAFSALPPDFLEGLPSLLKLSMDDLPLKPWSIPDAIAGCAMLQTFSASNASVSGPFPAVLANLTSLQTLRLSYNNLTGVLPVGLEALGALETLQLNNQRSAGKLSGPIDVVAKLPSLKRVFLQSNSFTGPIPEFDPNSQLETFNVRDNSLTGPVPPSLIGITTLQDVTLSNNFLQGPKPNFTAKAKDIDSGNGFCHKDPGPCDPLVTTLLGVALGFGYPLQLAKWAGNNPCDPWPGLSCIKMDVTQIKLPRQNLSGIISPAFANLTRLQRLDLSNNQLTGVIPDALTTLESLNYLDVSNNHLTGQVPEFKQPIKLMTAGNRFGESGGDSGGGGSNDGSSSSDPTGSHKSNVGMIIGILLAVILLVICVGLFLHHRRKKNVDKFSPVSTKSPSGESDMMKIQVVGTNGHSNISGSVGPTELYSHSSADSANLADLFESHGMQLPMSVLLKATNNFDEDYILGRGGFGVVFKGTLNGKLVAVKRCDSGTMGTKGLQEFMAEIDVLRKVRHRHLVALLGYCTHGNERLLVYEYMSRGTLREHLCDLQQSGYAPLTWTQRMTIALDVARGIEYLHGLAQETFIHRDLKPSNILLDQDLRAKVSDFGLVKLAKDTDKSMMTRVAGTFGYLAPEYANLQMSWDKLLTTVETKAIGFPVISELPVFPQGRRLQLWLCVRLKLIVLSVGIGGFTDPGFTPFEHPLLHLS; from the exons ATGGGGAGGGCGAGATTTCTCCTTCCCCTCCtgctcctcgccgtcgcgggcctcacccccgcccccgccgccgcggcgacgGCCATGACCGCGGATGCGGGCGTCATCTTGGACCTCGCCAAGTCGCTGACCAACCCGCCGCCGTCCTGGACCGGCACCGACGTCTGCGGCGGCGTCTCCTTCAGCGGCATCACCTGCGACGGCGCCGGCCGCGTCACCGGCATCAACCTCGTCAAGCTGCATTTATCCGGCACCCTTCCCTCGTCCTTCGCCAATCTCACCGCGCTCCAGTCGCTGCAGCTCCAAGGCAATGTGCTGGAGGGCGACGTGCCCTCCCTGGCCCGGATGGGCTCCATCGAGACCCTTGTTCTCGACGGCAACGCCTTCTCCGCCCTGCCGCCGGACTTCCTCGAGGGTCTCCCCTCGCTGCTCAAGCTCAGCATGGACGACCTCCCTCTCAAGCCATGGAGCATCCCCGACGCCATTGCGGGGTGTGCCATGCTGCAGACCTTCTCGGCCTCCAACGCCTCTGTCTCTGGTCCCTTCCCGGCGGTTCTTGCCAACCTGACATCGCTACAGACGCTGCGGCTGTCGTACAATAATCTCACCGGGGTCCTGCCGGTGGGGTTAGAGGCGTTGGGCGCGCTGGAGACACTGCAGCTCAACAACCAGAGGTCAGCTGGCAAGCTGTCAGGGCCAATTGATGTTGTGGCGAAGTTGCCAAGCTTGAAGAGAGTGTTTCTTCAGTCCAACTCCTTCACCGGCCCGATCCCGGAGTTTGACCCCAACTCACAGCTGGAGACTTTCAATGTCAGGGACAACAGTCTCACTGGACCGGTGCCACCGTCTCTTATAGGGATCACAACCCTTCAGGATGTGACGCTGTCCAATAATTTTCTTCAAGGGCCAAAACCAAACTTCACAGCTAAGGCTAAGGATATTGATTCTGGGAACGGGTTCTGTCACAAAGACCCTGGGCCATGCGATCCGCTGGTGACCACTCTGCTTGGGGTAGCTTTAGGGTTTGGATACCCATTGCAGCTTGCGAAGTGGGCAGGAAACAACCCGTGTGATCCATGGCCTGGTCTTTCCTGCATCAAAATGGATGTAACTCAAATCAAATTGCCTCGCCAGAACTTGTCAGGGATTATTTCACCGGCTTTTGCAAACCTGACTAGGCTTCAACGGTTGGATCTGTCTAACAATCAACTCACGGGGGTGATACCAGATGCTTTGACGACACTGGAAAGCCTCAATTATCTTGATGTCTCAAATAATCACCTTACTGGACAAGTGCCTGAGTTTAAGCAGCCTATAAAGCTGATGACTGCAGGCAACCGGTTTGGGGAATCAGGTGGTGATAGTGGAGGGGGTGGCTCCAATGATGGGTCCTCATCTTCCGATCCAACAGGTTCACATAAGTCAAATGTGGGAATGATCATTGGAATTCTTCTAGCTGTCATTCTTCTTGTCATTTGCGTTGGGCTTTTCCTACATCATCGAAGGAAAAAGAATGTGGACAAGTTCAGTCCTGTCTCAACAAAGAGCCCTTCTGGTGAATCTGATATGATGAAGATTCAGGTAGTCGGGACAAATGGCCATAGCAACATAAGTGGTTCTGTAGGCCCAACCGAGCTTTACAGTCATTCAAGTGCTGACAGCGCAAACCTTGCTGACCTCTTCGAGTCCCATGGGATGCAATTACCGATGAGTGTGCTACTAAAGGCCACAAACAACTTTGATGAGGACTACATCTTAGGTAGGGGGGGCTTTGGGGTGGTTTTTAAGGGGACTCTCAATGGCAAGCTGGTTGCTGTGAAGAGGTGTGACAGTGGCACTATGGGAACTAAAGGGCTGCAAGAATTCATGGCTGAGATTGATGTTCTTAGGAAGGTGAGACATCGACACTTGGTTGCATTGCTTGGGTACTGCACACATGGCAATGAGAGGCTCTTGGTCTATGAATATATGTCGAGAGGAACACTACGTGAGCACTTGTGTGATCTTCAACAGAGTGGTTATGCTCCTCTTACATGGACACAAAGGATGACAATAGCTTTGGATGTTGCCCGGGGGATAGAATATTTGCATGGTTTGGCGCAGGAGACTTTCATCCATAGGGATCTGAAGCCTTCCAACATATTGCTGGATCAAGATTTAAGAGCCAAGGTTTCGGACTTTGGATTGGTGAAGCTTGCaaaagatacagataagtccatGATGACAAGAGTAGCAGGGACATTTGGATACCTTGCGCCTGAATATGCCA ACCTCCAGATGTCCTGGGACAAACTTCTCACCACAGTTGAAACAAAGGCCATTGGCTTTCCTGtaatctctgagctgcctgtcTTTCCACAAGGGAGAAGATTGCAATTGTGGCTTTGTGTCAGACTTAAGTTGATTGTACTGTCTGTTGGTATAGGAGGGTTTACTGATCCTGGTTTTACCCCTTTCGAGCACCCTTTGTTGCACCTTAGCTAA